DNA sequence from the Fusarium verticillioides 7600 chromosome 2, whole genome shotgun sequence genome:
AGCAAAAGGCATTTCCGGACATAAAGTCATTTTCATTAACAAGAGCCCTTTCTTCACTTTTACGCGCTGACATTGTTATAAATATGCGATCAGAGAGAATGTTATTGCTCAGGTTGAATGGCCTCGCAACAGGATTAAAGGCCTGTCACTCCTGATCATAATTTACTTGAGACAAATGTCTAATGATAGAATGTAATATCTAGTCGGTTCttcccattcccatttcTTACTTTCTTACTGGTCCCCTTTGTTTGCCGTACATTCTGGCTAACACAAGATAGATATAGTAGGTAGCATCGATGTTTCGACACTCGAGAGCCaatcttctttcttttcaagGCGTCAGCATCTCTAGATCTTTTTCATTTACGACTTCGAAACTTCCAAATTTAGGTATTCCATAGCGGTCGAGTGTGCCAGGCCCCTACCTTCCTTGTCGTCATTGACTGACCCTCAGGGAAGGAAGGTGCAGTTTCCACACTCTGCTACGATGAGCCAAAGCAAGCAGGAAGCGCTCTCGAATGTCAAGATAGAAGGCCCCATGTCttccaagatcctcaaatTTCTTCTGATGtctgaaaagaaagaaaaactGGGGAACGAACCAACTTGAATTctgttcatcatggcagaaGCACAGCAGGCGGCGCCGAGCCCGCAAACTCTGGCATCAGAAACTTCAAACGAAATTCAGAAGCGTTACGAAATTTCCACCTCAACCTTCAAGATCCTTTGCAAAATTAAGAGCAAGCCAGATGCTCGTGACATTTTGAGGAACGCATGCTCTGCCACCGAGTTCAAGTCGTTCCCAATGAAAAAGGAGGAGACCGCCTTCTTCAGAGCAATCAACGACAACACCGGCATCCCCTATCAAGTCAAGGAATTCATCTCCCAACCATGGCACAAAGTATACCTCTTGGTTCAGATTGATCTGCTCAAGACTGGTTGGCCCAACAAACTATCGGGGCCTTCTCGCAAAGAGCTGACGAAAGAACTCGCCCGTATGTACAAACTCCTCGACCATGTGCTGAGGTGCCTCGTCGACATTCTTGGAGACCGAGGCGATGGCAAGGGAGTCTACGTTGCCCTTGAAGTGCTGAGGTGTGTGAAGGCTGGAGTCTGGGAGGGAAGCGACAGtcaactcctccaaatcGAGGGCATCGGCCAGGcgaagaaggacaagctcgtcaaagccaacatcaagaacataAAACAGTTATCCAAGGTTGAATTCTACAACATTGAACGCATTCTAAGTCGAAACCCACCTTTCGGTCAGACTATCCTTCACAAAGTTGCCGGATTTCCTCGTCTCATACTCGACTTTGAGATTATCGGCCCTTACATTCCCGACGCGACTGCCAACTCGAAGTCAACAGCTCCGCACGACGACGACCGGTCTGCAGCAGACACGGCAAAACCCAGCCAACCTCTTTGGGTTGCTAGAGCTGTCCTCGGATTTGACAATGAGAAGTTACCTCACTGGAAGGGCCGCACACCCTGGCTCACATTGCTTGTCCAAGGGGATGACGGACGACTTGTTTGGTTCTGGCGAGGAAGTGCCAAAAAGCTGGTTGGCAAGAAAGAGATGATTATCGGTTTGGGCGCAAAGCGTGACGAGAAACTGCAGGTTTCCTTTGCATGTGAGGAGATTGTTGGTactttgatcaagaaggatattcGAGTGTCAGTGTGAGGTATCTGCTgaagggagggagggagggtTATGTTCGTCACATGTGCAAGATGCGAGAAAGGTTGTTGCTAAAGATAGCATATTCACAGGTCCCTCTAACATTTCCGATTGATATTTATCAATACTAATTGTTCTCTAAAACCATGCTCCTTATGACACCCTCTCGTCGGGCCAACTTCTCCGTCATCGCAAGGTTATCGAatcatgacttctttggCAGCATTAATGTGACGAGGCATAATTTTTGTTGATAATGCAAGGATGCGAAATTCGAGGATCATTCAACACCACTTCCCAAAGAGCATCTGTtcaatgagaagagctgtGAATTGGTTAGCATAATTCTCGGTGCCACCAACGCCACCTCCACCGCTCAATGCTCAAAACATCTGGACCTTGTGGAACATTTTAGCTGCAGAATTAAAGGCACTGTATCAGGGAACAAGCTCCGATTTTTGCGGCAATTTTCACATAAGTCACCTGTCACTGATTGAGGCCTTCACCGATGTCCAACAGAGAGTGTGATGGATCAATCAGCCTTGCACGTTGAGCTTCCGTCCCTTTCTGCCTAGGGTGAACTCTGTCGGTGATCTAAATTCGGGACAGCACTAGAATCGATGAATGTCACTGGTGATATAGGATGGGACGGAACATTAATTTGGTCTAGTTAGTTAGTGCAAGCGGCCGACACGAGATGAGTCTCATAGGGCAGAGCATTAGTGCGTCAACGGCTCAATATCGTTGGACGGTAAGTTTGGAACCCCCGGCCTTGCAGGCAGGGCAAACAAGACAGAAGCCTAATCTTAACTTTGTTCAGCGGCTGTTTCACCTTCAGCCTTTTTCCATCTGTTTGGTCGGCTCAACCTACAACTCATCCACTGCATGCAACCAGCCTTGCAGTAACAGCCAGCGTTACACTGCAGCCCAACTATGCAAATTGTGTAATGGGCCAAATGCGAGGTACGAGACTAGACCTGGGTTCATGGCCTTGTGACCAGTCTTTGTGAAAAAGATCATCTTCCGACTTCCCTCCTCGTCTGCTCATCTCTTGGGCCAGGGCAGGCTATCTAGGATCGATGCAGGGATCGCAAGCAGCTGAACCCCAGTCCCCACCAACTTGTAGAGAGCAACGCTGCTAAATTGTTTGGTTCATGGACGGTGCATGATGATCGGGCAGAATTTGAGCATAGTCTCATTCGGAATGTGGTTGGGCCGGTCTGACACTCGCACTCATGCCCTGTTTTGGTATGTCACGGTAACTGGATATGGGAACTCGTCTCAACGGAGATCTTCGACTCAGAGGCATAGGAGCTTGGTATTAGTAACAGATGGTGGTAGACACATTACAGAGAAGTCACAGCTGCCTATAGTTTAGCAAGGTATTGTGACGATCTGCTGCAATTTGTATGTATTGGTGGATGGGTCGTGCCTCTAGCACAGACGGATATGGTACCCGCACgaagccatcgtcaagatGGAGCTTCCACCTTTGACCCTGGAGATATTTGGTGGCGTACATTTGATGCATTAGCATATGAAAATACCCAGCTAGTTGATTCTAACTGGTCTGTGACTCGACGGCTGGCTTTCAGCCGTTCCAGTAGGTAGCAGCGTGTTAATACCAGTGCTCTTataagaaaagaaaacctcCTGTTCAGCTTGACCTGTCTGCTTCGCCCGTCAGAATTCTCTTAACCCAATCGTTTTCGGTGGATCAAACCCTCTTGTACAGTCTTTCAAACATGCTGCGATCaactcttctcctcgccctcgcGGGCTTGACCTTCGCGGCTGATACCGTCCACTTCAGCAACTCTAAAGCAGCACACCCAAAGGGCCTTCCCCTTCTCTCTGGCTTCactcctcgccctcagaCCCTCAGTATGGCTGGCTCTTGTCCCGCTGGCAAGACATCGTGCGATAGCGGCTGCATGGACGCAGGCGCTGAGTGCTGCAACAAGGGAACAGGAGCCTACTGTGATGATGGCTATCATTGTCAAGCTGAAGGCTGCTGCGAGGATGGAAAGCTATGCTCTGGCCCCCCAACTGGTTGCACACCGGGTAAGGAGCTCTGCGGAGCGTACTGTGTCACCAAGGGCGAGTGTACCAGCGGCGGAAGTGGTGGCTCTTCTGGTGGTTCCTCCGGTGGTTCTTCTGGGGGTTCatgcttgagcttccaggAGACCTGTGGTGACGGTTGCATGCCCAAGGGCATGGTTTGCTGTGATACTGGCTACTGTCTCCGTGGCCAGACCTGCGGCTCCGGTGGAACTTGCAACTatggctctggctctggctctggtggcAGTTCAGGAGGTTCGTCTGGCGGCTCGTCTGGTGGTAGCTGCGCGACTTACCAAGAGAAGTGCGGTGATGGCTGCATGCCCAAGGGAATGGTCTGCTGTGACACAGGATACTGTCTCTCTGGACAAATCTGTAGAAGCGACGGTACTTGCGGCTATCGCTCAAGCGGAGGTAGCAGCGGTGGTGGCTCAAGTGGCGGctctgatgacgacgacgatgacaagTCCAGCTTCACTCGAGAGTCCCCAACACTTACCTTCGACTCCCCCTCATTCACGGCCCCTTCGATCGAGCCTGTCCCCACGATCGACGATAACAAGTTCTCTACATTCTCTTCGGCTGCTGAACCTACCGGCCTCAGATCTGgtggcggcgatgatggagacAGCggcagtagcagcagcagcgacaaTGGAGGAAGCAACAGTGGCTCTATCTTGGTGCCTAGCTTCTTCATGGGTCTCGTTGCCATGgctcctcttttcctctAAGTTGTGACTCGAGTAACTCGATATAGTCGTCAAGATGTTACGGTTACCTTGGCGACATGGACAAGCTGAACTGGCATTATGGCCTTGAGTCTTTGAAGCAATCTAGGAGCTGGAAATAATGAATGATGTTGGCATGGGCTTGGAAATATTCTTGGTACATACCTTAGTTCGAATCAATATACCCCTGAATCAATCAATAAGCCATGCTTCGTCCTTGTGATACTCGTCTTCATTACTTCACTACTCCATAAACAACAGACACAACCCGGAACTCCCAGAGACAACAGGGAATGCCAGGTTACCGGAAGGGAATACATAGTAAAAGTCAAAATAATTCGATTCTGTGCCCCCCTACTTCAACAGCAGGCTATTTGTATGCTTGAAGAAGTGGGTAGACTGGTGAGCCGTGATTTTCCCTCCTTTTGCCATGCGCTTAAATTGAAAAAAGAAAATTTGATGTTACATGACGACGTTTCTCTCCGTTATCCCCTAGCTCTGTGAGCAAGGCCGTCTCGGATCCTCCAAAGATCCCTATAATACATCCGCTGAACGCCGGTAATCATGGTAGTGTGGAATGTTCATGTGGTGGTTGAGTATGAGTTGATATAAGGGTGGTTTTCATCTCGTTCCGTAATGTGCCATAGGCTATTTTAGTATTTTATCCCTATCGCTTGGCAGCCTGGTTGAAGCTCTCGATCACCGTCTCCTTGACGCCGGGCTTCGTctggccatcaagctctgagGGTGTATCAGTCTCCGTCTCCGAGCcttccttcttgggctcgacAAGAGACTTGGCCATCGTTTGTGCTTGGGCCTGGCCAACCTTGCCGAAAACACTCAGTCCAGTGGCGATCATGCCGCTGATATCTCCAACATTTCCGGGAACAACGACAGCTGTGCTCTCACGAGCCAACTTGCCAAAGGCATCGACGTACTTCTCAGCAACTCTCAGGCTGACGGCAGCCTGGGCACCAGCATCACCCTTCAGGATACTCTCAGACACAGCATCGATACCTTGAGCAGTGGCAGTAGCCTTGAGACGAATGGCTTCGGCTTCACCATCGGCTTCGTTGATTCGCTCGGCACGCAAGGCCTCAGAAGCAAGAATGACACTCTGCTTCTTACCttcggcgatgttgatggcgcTTTGTCGCTGACCCTCGGACTCAAGAATCTCGGCACGCTTGGAACGCTCGGCAGTAACCTGTCGGTGCATGGCCTCGACAACGGCGCCAGGAGCATGGATATCTCGAATCTCGTAGCGTAAGCAGGTCACACCCCATGCTTCAGCAGCATCGTTGATAGCAGcagtgatgttggtgttgagggcgGCACGCTCCTTGAGGACGTGGTCGAGGGTCAATTGACCAATCTCGGATCGCATGGTCGTCTGGGCAAGCTGAGAGATGGCATattcggcatcttcaactccataGCTATTATAATACACGTTTTGGGTCAGTCACATGTCCATCACGAACTCAATTGCTCTTTACAGTTGGATAACTCACCTTGCTTTGTACGCATCAAAGACACGGGTGAACAAAACACCGTCAAGCTCTAGAGTAACGTTGTCCGCAGTGATGGCGCTTTGGCTGGGTATCTCAATGGCAACTTCCTTGAGGCTTTTGACGTATGCAATTCGATCGATAAAAGGCACGAGGATGGCCAGGCCGGGGTCAAGAATACGGTTAAACTTTCCCATGCGCTCAACGATCCAAGCCGTCTGCTGAGGCACAAACCGGACTACCGTATTGGCCGGCAGCCGGGGCTTCGAGAAGTATGAAGGCAGGACGGGAGATCCGAAGCCGGAGGGGAGTAGAGCATGGTTGGTGGTGCTGAAGGACCGGTGCGCGGCGATAGATCGAGCTGTGATGGCGGCGGCAGCCGTAATGAGACGCGATTGCGGCGCCCTGAGGGCAGTCCGCGCAAGGGACATGGCCATGATATAGAGAGTTCGAGTCTGTTGAAGGTCACGATTCCAGAATGACGTCCTCTCCTCCGGGCCAGTGGGAAAAACACTCTCAGATCTGTCTGTGGTCGGGTGAGCTCAGAGCTTCCTTTggatacctaccttattCCGACGTTTGCCCGCTCGACCAGGCAAGCTCGATGTGACGCGAGTGGCTAGTGAGAAGCTGCTGACCTCGGCTTTCTGTGGCTGTGCCTCCAATATCGAAAGAGGTATTGGCGGGGAACTCTTGCTTGCTCTTATCGAGACAATTCACCGCCTTCCTTTCTGCTTGTTTGCCCCGCGACTGTGACTGGATCCcgccagaccagaccaaaccAGACCAAACCAGAGTCACCCAATATCAACCGCTACTACACCAACGTCATCTATCGCGAACCTCGTTTCTTACTCATCCACGATTTTTTACCTCCGATACAGAGGTTCCCGCAGTATTCGACCGACAATAATCCCTACCCAACCAGGTTCTCTTTGAGTAATAGAACACAATGTCTGCCAAGGTTCCTCGCAACTTTCGCCTACTggaggagctcgagaagggagagaaggGCCTCGGTGCTGAGGCATGCAGTTACGGTCTTGAGGATCCCGAGGATCTTCTCATGAGCAAGTGGAACGGCACAATTCTTGGACCTCCTCATGTACGTGCCCCGCTCTAGTATATGGAAGCAATCGAGATTGCCATAGATTCGCGAAGATCATCGCTAACCCATCCTGGTTCAGTCCGTTCACGAGAACCGTATCTACAGTGTCAAGATGCACTGCGGTCCCGAGTACCCTGACAAGCCTCCCTCGATCCAGTTCATCAGCCAGGTCAACTTGCCCTGTGTCAACCCCACCAACGGTATCGTCGACCCTAACCAACTGCCCTGCCTCGCCCAGTGGAAGCGCGAGAACACCATGGAGACTGTGCTCATAGAGCTGCGACGGTAAGCCAGCGTCATGTCGAAGCAAGAAAGGCGACAGTATGTTAACATCCCGCAGATACATGGCCTCGTCCCAGAATAAGAAGATCGCCCAGCCTCCTGAGGGCTCTACCTACTTCTAAGTTACGAACACCTCTACACGCCGTTATGTCAAAATAAAACCCAAACGACAAATCAATGAATCGAACATGAAGATCAACAAAGTCTTTTAAAGATGGAGTCAGAAAGAAGCCAACAGGCCATACTCCGCTGTTGTTCGAGAATATATGCGATTATAACAATCGCGAACTACAATATGATATACAAAGCTGCAGAATGCCTCTCCCTTCCCTCccgtcttcatcacattACAGTCCCAGTATCCTTCAATTCCTATTGGCTTTTCGTCACGTTCGTCAAAGAACAAAATTTGCTACCCGCTCTTGCGCCTGTCCTCAAGACCAATCCCAGACCCGATGACTCAAAGCAAAGTCGATTTTCGTAGAGATGGTAGAAGGCTAGACGTTTCGAGATATCCTGAGAGAGTTGGGGCATAGTCGTTGAGGGAAATTTCTCCGTTCCACTTTCATGACAAAGGGGCCTTAGATATCCCCAGTACGCCGCTTTAGCTGAAGTACTCCAGGGAAAATAAACGAGTAAATCGCAGGTAATCATCGCCGACAAAGGAAAATGTTTGATGTGCGTGATCATCAAAGTGACCGAGGTATCCAAGAAATAAAATACTCCAATCCCCAGATGCTGTTTTAAAAATATGTATAAATGAAATGTGAACGTCGGTGAAATGTATCGTAAATCGCAGATGATAAGTGTGATATGGTATGATGTTTAGTCCTCAAACCCCCATTTCGCAGGGGGTCCAACAGCACTCAGGCGAGCCATCTTCTTATTGACTCGAGGAGCCACGGTCGAAAGAGCATCAGGGGAGATGGGGCTATCGGGTCGGGGAACGCCAACCTCGAGGTTCTCGCTGTGAGGCTGAGGGCTTCGTTGACGCGATCGGCTCGTTTGGCGCTTGACAACTGACTGACGCTCCTTTCGATCGCTGTGGCGACGCTGCTGGGTGTACATGGCAACCTCGGGGACAACCTCCGAGCCCTCAGATTCGTCTTCGAACTCGTAGTCGTAGAAATCGCTCAGATCAGGGCTGGgctcggcatcatcgatggAGTGCTCCGCGGCAAGACCCTTGTCGATGTAAAGAAGGATACGCTCGCGCTGGTGGTGATCATTGTTATGAGGTTTAGGCTCATGAATCTTTTTATTAGAGTGCTGAGTAGAAGTGGTGGCTTCAGATTTGCTGGACCAATTTTGGTGACTCAAGTCGATAACCGTGGtaccatcagcagcaacagtTGTCTTATCTTTAAAGGTGGGAGGAGCAGGGAAATCCAAGTCGAGGTCGAAGGTCTCTTCGGTGATGGTGGCCTCTGAGGGCTTCGACTGGTGGCCCTTATGATTGGCCTTCTCGTTTCGGCTgttctcttccatctcagaGAGGATAGAACCGCGCATGATCTGACGCTTGTGGCGGAGGGCGGCCAGAAGCATCTCTTCCTGGCGTGTAACAGCCATGAAGCGGTTATGGCTTCCCTTGCCATCGATAGAAGAGTGCGCAGAGCGAATGTAGAAGTCGACGGAGCTTGGACTCAGAGGAGGCGTGGGCGCATCGGTGTTGGGAGAGATAGATTCGTGGGGAACGTATCTCATCGCAGGGAGGAAGTCGAGTTCTGGTTCGGGATCGTTCTCAGAATCGACTTCCTTATCTTGCTCGGAATCAGTAGAATCCGAACGTCCCTGGTCGGGGTACAAGGCGACAACCTTTGCTTCTTGGGAGTTgaagcttggcttgctttGCCATGTATTCGATGTGTTTGCTGATGAGCTAGACAAGCTTTGCGATGGTGATTGCCCAGCAGTGCCCTCCTGGATCGTGTTCGTCGAGCTTCCAGAAAGGGAACTGGTTCGCGGAGCCACGACGGGATTTCGATGGTGGCCATTGGGGATGGTCAGGTAATTGTTGGAATTTGATGTTCGCTTGCTCGATCTACTGAGTCGCTTTGAGCTGTTATCGGCACTTGAGCTAGTTCGTGCTGTGCTTGGGCGGAAGTCAATAGAAGATCCAGCTTCCGATGTCGCATACTCTGGGATCGATGCAGGGCCCTTTGAAGACGACTCAATGtaaacatcatcttcggAGTCCGAAGAGAGCGAAAGAACACTCTTTTCCTGGAGATCCGACTCTTGGAAACTCCTACTGGTGCGCTTCGAAGCCTTAGACGTTCTGGTGTGTCTACTAGAAACACTAGCAGCGCAGTCTGTAGGTGAAGACTGACCAGGTTTGCTGGCCAGGATCGCTTGGGGTGTTTGAGGTAAATTGCGTTTAGCGTATTGTGAAATGATTTGCTCGTCATGAGCCGGTGGTATGGGCCGATGCTCATGCTTGCTCTGGTGAGAAACAGTGGGTTTGAGTTGAAGCAAGTCTCTGGATTTAGACTTCTTGACGGTTTTTTCTACCAGATCCGGCAAATCCAACTCATCGTCGGCGATTGAGCGGAAAGACATTTGCTCGTAATGCTCGTAGAGGTTAGGTAGCCCGTTCAAGTGGTTGTGTTGTCTGCGGTTGTTGCTCTCGCCTGTCTTTGGTCGATTGGCCTCTTCCGAGTTCATTGACCTTAGACTCTCCTTCGTAGGCCGTCTTGAAAGCTTGCCCCGTAGAGATGGCGTGCTCGTTGGTGACAGGATAGATGGTGATCGAACAACTTGGCCCAGCATCGGACCCTCCCATTGAGGCTCGGTCTTCTTGCCTCGAGATCGCcccatgagatgagacaaaTCCAGTTTtgcaggcttcttcttccttagCTTGGCCTCCGCGATGGAGTTCTCCATATCCAGCATTCTTTCCGCTTTTGACGGTAGTCCTTTCGCCATAGCTGAAGCTGACGTCTGCTGTGATATGGCGAGGGGCTGCTTAGTCTTGTCATACCAAGAATGAAGCGTCGAAGAAGACTGTCGTTTCCGGAGAATGCTAGTCATGTCAGACATATCCTCGTCGTACTCATCGGTAGGCGCTCCGTTGACTCTGAATTGCCGCGGTACGATCTCAGACTCATCTCCCCATTCCCGCATTCCACGATCATGTCTCACAGGAGAGccatggctgtggctgtggctcAGCTGTGTCTGAGATGTCTCAGGAGCACCAGGTGCCGCCAGGTTGACTTTtgagctggagaagttgtcccattgctgaggagcgtcgatgttgagagcaGTCGATCCAAGAATCTTTTGAGCTTTGCTCATGGGCGGTGCGGTGACGGTCACCTTTGGAGGCTGCTTCTTGCGGCCTGGGAACGCAAACTTGCCCATGATTCCGGCGACGTCTCTCGGTTATATCCTGACTTCCGTCGCCAGATTGAATATTATCCCCCCGTGGGGATTCTCTCGTCAGCGCAAGGTCAACTGCCTTTCGCCCAACATGTGGGAGAAGAGCGGTGTCGTTTGGAGAGTTCACTGGAGGTTTGATAATCTGTTGCCAAGGAGGCGGCTCGCGGGTTCTAAATATTATCGCGGTAGATAGCAATCCCGGAAAATATTAGTCGTCGATCGCAGACGATTTGCCGATGGGACGCTGCTAAAAAAATAATTAAGAAGTCGCCTCgtcttttggtgttttccAGACTAGTCTTATTGGCGTGCCATATCGAGCCAGGGATTCGTTATAGTATATTCGATCTGCCATGCGATATTAATCTCGCTTTACTGCGAATCTTCCCCTCAAAGAATTCCCGCTAGATGGAACGAACGGCCGTTAACGATATTGAATAACAAGTATAATAGGAGGGGGAAACGAGTTGGAGGGGGATCAGAGGAATAAGAAGCAGATGTCGAGATGAATAGGGACGGACGGTGAAA
Encoded proteins:
- a CDS encoding cell division cycle 20-like protein 1, cofactor-APC complex, translating into MAMSLARTALRAPQSRLITAAAAITARSIAAHRSFSTTNHALLPSGFGSPVLPSYFSKPRLPANTVVRFVPQQTAWIVERMGKFNRILDPGLAILVPFIDRIAYVKSLKEVAIEIPSQSAITADNVTLELDGVLFTRVFDAYKASYGVEDAEYAISQLAQTTMRSEIGQLTLDHVLKERAALNTNITAAINDAAEAWGVTCLRYEIRDIHAPGAVVEAMHRQVTAERSKRAEILESEGQRQSAINIAEGKKQSVILASEALRAERINEADGEAEAIRLKATATAQGIDAVSESILKGDAGAQAAVSLRVAEKYVDAFGKLARESTAVVVPGNVGDISGMIATGLSVFGKVGQAQAQTMAKSLVEPKKEGSETETDTPSELDGQTKPGVKETVIESFNQAAKR
- a CDS encoding ubiquitin-conjugating enzyme E2, with protein sequence MSAKVPRNFRLLEELEKGEKGLGAEACSYGLEDPEDLLMSKWNGTILGPPHSVHENRIYSVKMHCGPEYPDKPPSIQFISQVNLPCVNPTNGIVDPNQLPCLAQWKRENTMETVLIELRRYMASSQNKKIAQPPEGSTYF